One genomic region from Capra hircus breed San Clemente chromosome 18, ASM170441v1, whole genome shotgun sequence encodes:
- the ZNF146 gene encoding zinc finger protein OZF: MSHLSQQRICSGENPFACKVCGKIFSHKSTLTEHEHFHNREKPFECNECGKAFSQKQYVIKHQNTHTGEKLFECNECGKSFSQKENLLTHQKIHTGEKPFECKDCGKAFIQKSNLIRHQRTHTGEKPFICKECGKTFSGKSNLTEHEKIHIGEKPFKCNECGTAFGQKKYLIKHQNIHTGEKPYECNECGKAFSQRTSLIVHVRIHSGDKPYECNVCGKAFSQSSSLTVHVRSHTGEKPYGCNECGKAFSQFSTLALHLRIHTGKKPYQCSECGKAFSQKSHHIRHQKIHTH, translated from the coding sequence ATGTCACACCTCAGTCAGCAGAGAATTTGTAGTGGGGAAAACCCCTTTGCCTGTAAGGTATGTGGGAAAATCTTCAGCCACAAATCAACTCTTACTGAGCATGAGCATTTTCATAATAGAGAGAAACCTTttgaatgtaatgaatgtggaaaaGCATTCAGCCAAAAGCAGTATGTCATTAAACATCAGAACACccatactggagagaagctttttgaatgtaatgaatgtggaaaaTCCTTTAGCCAGAAGGAAAACCTTCTTACCCATCAGAAaattcacactggagaaaaacctTTTGAGTGTAAGGACTGTGGAAAAGCTTTCATTCAGAAGTCAAACCTCATCAGGCACCAGAGAACTCACACAGGAGAGAAGCCCTTTATATGTAAGGAGTGTGGGAAAACCTTCAGTGGCAAATCAAACCTTACTGAGCATGAGAAAATTCATATCGGAGAGAAACCCTTCAAGTGTAATGAATGTGGAACAGCTTTTGGTCAGAAGAAGTACCTCATAAAACATCAAAatattcacactggagagaaaccttacgaatgtaatgaatgtggaaaagccttctcTCAGCGAACATCACTTATTGTACATGTGAGAATTCATTCAGGTGATAAGCCGTATGAATGCAATGTATGTGGAAAAGCCTTCTCTCAAAGTTCATCTCTTACTGTACATGTGAGAAGCCATACAGGTGAGAAACCCTATGGTTGTAATGAGTGTGGGAAAGCTTTCTCGCAGTTCTCAACCCTTGCTCTACATTTGAGAATACACACAGGTAAGAAGCCTTATCAGTGTagtgaatgtgggaaagcttTCAGCCAGAAGTCACACCACATTAGACACCAGAAAATTCATACCCATTAA